A single genomic interval of Paracoccus contaminans harbors:
- a CDS encoding acyl-CoA synthetase, with protein MTRFASKADRDRIESEMPYAERREPRTLYRLLTAARERHPGAPALSFQLFSGPAARACTLTWTELHERVTETANLFRRLGIGPTDTIAYLLPNCLETPIVLLAGATAGIVNPINPLLDAEHIAGILRETRARVLVTLRSMPKSDVAQKAAAALALAPQVHTVLQVDLARYLGGARRLIVPLVRPRVTATHKARVLDFEAAASAEPHDRLTFDDPDEDRVAAYFHTGGTTGMPKIARHQYSGMIYNGFLGGSLLFRQTDVALCPLPLFHVFAAYPILMSCIHSGAHFVMPTPAGYRGEGVMDNFWKLVERWQATFLITVPTAVAALVQRPVDADVSTLRTVISGSAPLPVELYNRFKAATGVGIAEGYGLTEATCLVSCNPVDGVRKIGSVGLPLPYSHVRILRAGPDGFHECAPDESGEICVSSPGVFAGSTYVQADRNRDLFAEGRFLRTGDLGRIDADGYLWITGRAKDLIIRGGHNIDPAVIENGLISHPDVVAVAAIGQPDKVAGELACAYVQLRHGAATTLAELADHARANIHERAAVPRHIEVLDELPMTAVGKVFKPALRRMAVARVLDDELKGSARVTEVVEDKAAGLTARIACMPGADRDAVARRLGEYAVRWEWAGRSGD; from the coding sequence ATGACGCGCTTTGCCTCGAAGGCCGATCGGGACCGCATCGAATCAGAGATGCCCTATGCCGAACGCCGCGAGCCTCGCACCCTCTATCGGCTGCTGACGGCGGCGCGCGAACGCCATCCGGGCGCCCCCGCCCTGTCGTTCCAGCTGTTTTCCGGCCCGGCCGCGCGGGCCTGCACGCTGACCTGGACCGAACTGCACGAACGGGTGACCGAAACGGCCAACCTGTTCCGCCGCCTGGGGATCGGCCCGACCGATACCATCGCCTATCTTCTGCCCAACTGCCTGGAAACGCCGATCGTGCTGCTGGCGGGGGCGACCGCGGGAATCGTCAACCCCATCAACCCCCTGCTGGATGCAGAACATATTGCCGGCATCCTGCGCGAGACGCGGGCCAGGGTTCTCGTCACCCTCAGGTCCATGCCGAAATCGGACGTGGCACAGAAGGCCGCCGCGGCGCTGGCGCTGGCGCCCCAGGTCCATACGGTGCTGCAGGTGGACCTTGCCCGCTATCTCGGCGGCGCAAGGCGCCTGATCGTCCCCTTGGTCCGCCCCCGCGTCACGGCGACCCACAAGGCGCGGGTGCTGGACTTCGAGGCAGCCGCCTCGGCCGAGCCGCATGACCGCCTGACCTTCGACGATCCCGACGAGGACCGCGTGGCGGCCTATTTCCACACCGGCGGGACGACCGGGATGCCCAAGATCGCCCGGCACCAGTATTCGGGCATGATCTACAACGGCTTTCTGGGCGGCTCGCTGCTGTTCCGGCAGACCGATGTGGCGCTGTGCCCGCTGCCGCTGTTCCATGTCTTTGCGGCCTACCCGATCCTGATGTCCTGCATCCATTCGGGCGCGCATTTCGTCATGCCGACGCCCGCGGGCTATCGCGGCGAAGGGGTGATGGACAATTTCTGGAAGCTGGTCGAACGCTGGCAGGCGACCTTTCTCATCACCGTTCCCACGGCGGTCGCGGCGCTGGTGCAGCGGCCGGTGGATGCGGATGTGTCCACGCTGCGCACGGTGATCTCGGGCTCTGCCCCGCTGCCGGTCGAGCTTTACAACCGCTTCAAGGCCGCCACCGGGGTCGGGATCGCCGAAGGATACGGTCTGACCGAGGCGACCTGCCTTGTCAGCTGCAATCCGGTGGACGGGGTCAGGAAGATCGGCTCGGTCGGCCTGCCGCTGCCCTACAGCCATGTGCGCATCCTGCGGGCCGGACCGGACGGCTTTCACGAATGCGCCCCGGACGAAAGCGGAGAGATCTGCGTCTCCAGCCCCGGCGTCTTTGCCGGCTCGACCTATGTGCAGGCCGACAGGAACCGCGACCTGTTCGCCGAAGGGCGGTTCCTGCGCACCGGCGATCTGGGCCGGATCGACGCGGACGGCTATCTGTGGATCACCGGCCGGGCCAAGGACCTGATCATCCGCGGCGGCCACAACATCGACCCGGCGGTCATCGAGAACGGTCTCATCAGCCATCCCGACGTGGTTGCGGTCGCGGCGATCGGCCAGCCCGACAAGGTGGCGGGCGAACTGGCCTGCGCCTATGTCCAGCTGCGCCACGGGGCGGCCACCACGTTGGCCGAGCTTGCGGACCATGCCCGCGCCAACATCCACGAACGCGCCGCGGTGCCCCGGCACATCGAAGTGCTCGATGAGCTGCCGATGACGGCGGTGGGCAAGGTCTTCAAGCCGGCCCTGCGCCGCATGGCCGTCGCGCGCGTGCTGGACGACGAGCTGAAGGGCAGCGCCCGCGTGACCGAGGTGGTCGAGGACAAGGCGGCCGGCCTGACCGCCCGCATCGCCTGCATGCCGGGGGCAGACCGCGATGCGGTTGCCCGCCGGCTGGGGGAATATGCCGTCCGCTGGGAATGGGCGGGGCGCTCGGGCGATTGA
- a CDS encoding TonB-dependent receptor plug domain-containing protein, with protein MPLSRTCSTLLAAALCLPALPAAAQDSAPIVLDTVILTGGFSPVEADAYGRAATVITGRELEQRGAATVQEGLRALPGVSLVTSGGSLAELRIRGGETRHAMILIDGVNAAGGDQPYNLGGLDLSDVERIELLRGPQSVYYGSAAAAGVVNIITRKADRTGGHIRTEAGHGAAAALGQSLVTERLRLQFDGSYREDDGYDVSYGDGGDDDGIRRGALALSGEWKAADGLTLGFSIRRAEERAWFDATSGAPDSARTYLRDAPFWSDRAERIDTLWAEASSASGRLTQRLAWEDSRVTLKTHDDYPGRTETRRRAIRSRTTLGLDGAAADASRTIALAFDRIEDDASGSTAYARTTRSAAVEYRAAHENGLDVQLGLRHDDNSDFGGKTTWAAGLSWRIAAGPLRLHASAGTGILNPQSYQLAGGYGAVGNPHLRPEENRSIDMGLEYSLPDGRGLIDVTWFRERLADAIVYSGAPLPDGSNYRNLRGTSRRQGVEIAVRHELTPALTLGAAYTYLDARNPDGTAAVRRPRHELGLNATMQTFAGRGWLSADLRHVTDSRDTEWWHGWGNEKVSRLPAFTVVNLAASYDLDERMRLTARVTNLFDKPYQETWGYGTQGRAAWMGIEQRW; from the coding sequence ATGCCCCTTTCCCGAACCTGCTCGACCCTGCTGGCCGCCGCGCTTTGCCTGCCCGCCCTGCCCGCGGCAGCGCAGGACAGCGCCCCCATCGTCCTCGACACCGTGATCCTGACCGGCGGGTTTTCCCCCGTCGAGGCCGATGCCTATGGCCGCGCCGCCACCGTCATCACCGGCCGGGAGCTTGAGCAGCGCGGCGCGGCCACCGTGCAGGAGGGGCTGCGGGCGCTGCCGGGCGTCTCGCTCGTCACATCGGGCGGGTCGCTGGCCGAACTGCGCATCCGGGGCGGCGAGACGCGTCACGCCATGATCCTGATCGACGGCGTGAACGCGGCGGGGGGCGATCAGCCTTACAACCTGGGGGGCCTCGATCTGTCCGATGTCGAGCGGATCGAGCTGCTGCGCGGTCCGCAGTCGGTCTATTACGGCTCGGCCGCGGCGGCGGGGGTCGTGAACATCATCACGCGCAAGGCCGACCGGACAGGCGGCCATATCCGCACCGAGGCGGGCCACGGCGCGGCCGCAGCGCTGGGCCAGTCCCTGGTCACAGAGCGGCTGCGGCTCCAGTTCGACGGCAGCTATCGTGAGGACGATGGCTATGACGTATCATATGGCGACGGGGGCGATGATGACGGCATCCGGCGCGGGGCGCTGGCGCTGTCGGGCGAATGGAAGGCGGCGGATGGCCTGACGCTGGGCTTTTCAATCCGCCGCGCCGAGGAGCGTGCCTGGTTCGACGCAACCAGCGGCGCGCCGGACTCGGCCCGGACCTATCTGCGCGATGCGCCGTTCTGGTCCGACCGGGCCGAGCGCATCGACACCCTCTGGGCCGAGGCGAGCTCTGCCTCGGGCCGGCTGACGCAGCGCCTGGCATGGGAGGATTCGCGCGTCACGCTCAAGACGCATGATGATTATCCGGGCCGGACCGAAACCCGCCGCCGTGCCATCCGCTCGCGCACCACCCTGGGACTGGATGGCGCGGCGGCCGATGCGTCGCGCACGATCGCCCTCGCGTTCGACCGCATCGAGGATGACGCGTCGGGCAGCACCGCCTATGCCCGCACCACCCGTTCGGCAGCGGTGGAATACCGCGCGGCCCATGAAAACGGGCTGGATGTGCAGCTGGGGCTGCGCCACGACGACAATTCGGATTTCGGCGGCAAGACGACCTGGGCGGCGGGCCTGTCCTGGCGCATCGCGGCCGGCCCGCTGCGGCTGCATGCCTCGGCCGGGACCGGCATTCTCAACCCCCAGTCCTACCAGTTGGCGGGGGGCTATGGCGCGGTCGGCAACCCCCATCTGAGGCCCGAGGAAAACCGCAGCATCGACATGGGGCTGGAATACAGCCTGCCGGACGGGCGCGGGCTGATCGACGTGACCTGGTTTCGCGAGCGGCTGGCCGACGCGATCGTCTATTCCGGCGCCCCGCTGCCGGATGGTTCCAACTATCGCAACCTCAGGGGAACAAGCCGGCGCCAAGGGGTCGAGATCGCCGTCCGCCATGAGCTGACCCCGGCGCTTACCCTGGGGGCGGCCTATACCTATCTGGATGCCCGCAACCCCGATGGCACCGCCGCCGTGCGCCGGCCGCGCCATGAGCTGGGGCTGAATGCGACGATGCAGACCTTTGCAGGGCGCGGCTGGCTGTCCGCAGACCTGCGGCATGTCACCGATTCGCGCGACACCGAATGGTGGCACGGCTGGGGCAACGAAAAGGTTTCAAGGCTGCCCGCCTTCACGGTGGTCAACCTTGCCGCCAGCTATGACCTGGACGAGCGGATGCGCCTGACGGCGCGGGTCACCAACCTGTTCGACAAGCCCTATCAGGAAACCTGGGGCTATGGCACGCAAGGACGCGCCGCATGGATGGGGATCGAGCAGCGATGGTAG
- a CDS encoding ABC transporter substrate-binding protein, whose translation MARVTAAALALAALAPAALLAGGPARVVSMNLCTDELALLLAAPGQLVSVSALARDPRLSAVADRAAAFPVNHGHAEEVFLLHPDLVLAGSFGGPPVAMLQRLGVPVMTLDPPRSIEDVRQAMLAVGAALGRQQAAAAMLSDFDARLARLSRPPAARAPAPDAPSPDAPSPDALPPDGPVAASWGANGYTAGADTLPGDLMRAAGFSPLAERLGMTGSGSIPLEMLVLAQPALIVTGTRYPRASRAEEIAVHPVLERMRARRLAVPDAEWTCAVPQVADALGRLAGAAKEAR comes from the coding sequence TTGGCAAGGGTCACGGCCGCGGCGCTGGCGCTGGCCGCCCTGGCCCCGGCCGCGTTGCTGGCGGGGGGGCCGGCGCGGGTCGTTTCCATGAACCTGTGCACCGACGAGCTGGCGCTGCTGCTGGCCGCGCCGGGGCAACTGGTATCGGTCAGCGCCCTTGCGCGCGATCCGCGCCTTTCGGCGGTGGCGGACCGGGCGGCCGCCTTTCCGGTGAACCACGGCCATGCCGAAGAGGTGTTCCTGCTGCATCCCGACCTGGTGCTTGCCGGCAGCTTCGGCGGCCCGCCGGTGGCGATGCTGCAACGGCTGGGCGTGCCGGTGATGACGCTTGATCCGCCTCGGTCGATCGAGGATGTGCGGCAGGCCATGCTCGCCGTCGGGGCGGCGCTGGGGCGCCAGCAGGCGGCCGCCGCCATGCTGTCGGATTTCGATGCGCGGCTGGCTCGGCTGAGCCGCCCGCCCGCCGCAAGGGCGCCCGCCCCCGATGCCCCTTCCCCTGATGCCCCTTCCCCTGATGCGCTGCCCCCTGATGGCCCGGTTGCGGCAAGCTGGGGGGCGAACGGCTATACCGCCGGGGCCGATACCCTGCCCGGCGACCTGATGCGCGCCGCCGGATTTTCACCGCTGGCCGAACGGCTGGGGATGACGGGTTCAGGCAGTATCCCGCTTGAAATGCTGGTGCTGGCGCAGCCGGCGCTGATCGTGACCGGAACCCGCTATCCCCGCGCCTCGCGCGCCGAGGAGATCGCCGTTCATCCGGTGCTTGAACGCATGCGCGCGCGCCGCCTTGCCGTTCCCGACGCGGAATGGACCTGCGCGGTTCCTCAGGTGGCCGATGCGCTGGGCCGGCTGGCCGGTGCCGCCAAGGAGGCGCGATGA
- a CDS encoding FecCD family ABC transporter permease: MRFPWLLAMLGALAAALAVVSLLVGPAGAGWAEGLGALVSGEAALGLVMREIRAPRAVLGAMVGISLGLSGAALQGLLRNPLAEPGIVGVSASAALGAVIAIQAGASALGMTVPLAALAGALAGVALVLALAGRGKGGLALILGGVAVSALAGALTALVLNLSPNPFAAYDIMFWTMGSLADRSWAHVAAAAPIMALGWAALAGTGRGLDALTLGEEAAASMGIDLARLHLRAVLGTAAAVGAATAVAGAIGFVGLVVPHVLRGAVGAVPSRLLPAAALGGAALVLAADVAVRLIAPERDLKLGVMLALVGAPVFLHLIWRMQARP, from the coding sequence ATCCGCTTTCCCTGGCTGCTGGCGATGCTGGGTGCGCTGGCCGCGGCGCTGGCGGTCGTCTCGCTGCTGGTCGGGCCAGCCGGCGCGGGCTGGGCCGAGGGTCTGGGCGCGCTCGTCTCGGGCGAAGCCGCGCTGGGGCTGGTCATGCGCGAGATCCGCGCCCCGCGCGCGGTTCTGGGCGCCATGGTCGGCATCAGCCTGGGCCTGTCGGGGGCGGCGCTGCAGGGCCTGCTGCGAAACCCCCTGGCCGAGCCGGGGATCGTCGGGGTATCCGCCTCGGCCGCGCTGGGGGCCGTGATCGCCATCCAGGCCGGCGCCTCGGCGCTGGGGATGACCGTGCCGCTTGCAGCCCTGGCCGGCGCGCTGGCGGGGGTGGCGCTGGTGCTGGCGCTTGCGGGCCGGGGCAAGGGCGGCCTGGCCCTGATCCTGGGCGGGGTTGCGGTATCGGCGCTGGCCGGCGCGCTGACGGCGCTGGTGCTGAACCTCTCGCCCAACCCCTTTGCCGCCTATGACATCATGTTCTGGACAATGGGTTCGCTGGCCGATCGCAGCTGGGCCCATGTGGCCGCCGCCGCGCCGATCATGGCGCTGGGCTGGGCGGCGCTGGCGGGCACGGGGCGCGGGCTCGACGCGCTGACCCTGGGCGAGGAAGCCGCCGCCTCGATGGGGATCGATCTGGCGCGGCTGCACCTGCGGGCCGTGCTGGGCACGGCGGCGGCCGTCGGGGCGGCCACGGCGGTCGCCGGGGCGATCGGCTTTGTCGGCCTGGTGGTGCCCCATGTCCTGCGCGGCGCGGTCGGCGCGGTGCCGTCGCGCCTGCTGCCTGCGGCAGCCCTGGGCGGGGCGGCGCTGGTGCTGGCGGCCGATGTCGCCGTGCGGCTGATCGCGCCCGAACGCGATCTCAAGCTGGGGGTGATGCTGGCGCTGGTCGGGGCGCCGGTGTTCCTGCACCTGATCTGGCGCATGCAGGCGCGGCCATGA
- a CDS encoding ATP-binding cassette domain-containing protein gives MSLSLRGLTVRQGGATLIEGITLDIAPARLTGLIGVNGAGKSTLMRAALGLIPAQGTSDLAALPLARRARRAAWLPQSREVAWPIPVAELVRLGRPWGPARGAGDAAGAEALAAVGAAHLAGRIATGLSGASWRAC, from the coding sequence ATGAGCCTGTCGCTGCGCGGCCTGACCGTCCGGCAGGGCGGCGCGACCCTGATCGAGGGAATCACGCTGGACATAGCGCCGGCCCGGCTGACCGGCCTGATCGGGGTCAACGGCGCGGGCAAGTCAACGCTGATGCGCGCGGCGCTGGGGCTGATCCCGGCCCAGGGCACAAGCGATCTTGCCGCCCTGCCGCTGGCGCGCCGCGCCCGCCGCGCCGCCTGGCTGCCCCAGTCGCGCGAGGTCGCCTGGCCGATCCCCGTGGCCGAGCTGGTCCGCCTGGGCCGCCCTTGGGGGCCCGCCCGAGGGGCGGGCGATGCCGCCGGGGCCGAGGCGCTGGCGGCGGTCGGCGCCGCCCATCTTGCCGGGCGCATCGCCACCGGGCTGTCGGGGGCGAGCTGGCGCGCGTGCTGA
- a CDS encoding ABC transporter ATP-binding protein, whose translation MLIARLIAQQTPIILADEPVAGLDPAHQLAVMALFQRLAQQGRTVLVSIHDLGLAARHCDRLIVMDRGRVAADGTPAEVLTPPILRRSFGVGGAFVDTAAGPAFVTLPA comes from the coding sequence GTGCTGATCGCCCGCCTGATCGCGCAGCAGACCCCGATCATCCTGGCGGACGAGCCGGTTGCCGGGCTGGACCCTGCCCATCAGCTTGCGGTGATGGCGCTTTTCCAGCGCCTGGCGCAGCAGGGCCGGACGGTGCTGGTGTCGATTCACGACCTGGGGCTCGCGGCGCGCCATTGCGACCGGCTGATCGTGATGGACAGAGGGCGCGTGGCCGCTGACGGCACCCCGGCCGAGGTGCTGACGCCGCCCATCCTGCGCCGCAGCTTTGGCGTCGGCGGGGCTTTCGTGGATACCGCCGCCGGTCCCGCCTTCGTCACCCTGCCCGCCTAG
- a CDS encoding DsbA family protein, protein MPTRRQAIAAGVALVALPAAGAAQVATARRPNPMPDALRRAIERDPDAPVLGNPAGDITLTEFFDYNCPHCRTMAPVMRELIGADRRLRVVFREWPVFGEGSVFAARAALAAMRQGRYWPMHSALMALRGRAAEAPVVRIARSLGLDEARLRRDMESEAVEAHIATSFELAEHMSLMGTPTLIAGDEAVFGEQSPADLRALLARARKTLG, encoded by the coding sequence ATGCCTACCCGTCGCCAAGCGATTGCCGCAGGCGTGGCGCTGGTCGCGCTGCCCGCGGCTGGGGCGGCCCAGGTCGCCACGGCCCGGCGGCCGAACCCGATGCCCGATGCCTTGCGCCGGGCGATCGAGCGCGATCCCGATGCGCCGGTGCTGGGCAATCCCGCCGGGGACATCACGCTGACCGAATTCTTCGACTACAACTGCCCGCATTGCCGCACGATGGCGCCGGTGATGCGTGAGCTGATCGGCGCTGATCGGCGGCTGCGGGTGGTGTTCCGGGAATGGCCGGTGTTCGGGGAAGGGTCGGTCTTTGCGGCGCGGGCCGCGCTTGCCGCGATGCGGCAGGGCCGCTACTGGCCCATGCACAGCGCGCTAATGGCGCTGCGCGGCCGGGCGGCCGAGGCGCCCGTCGTGCGCATCGCCCGCAGCCTTGGGCTGGATGAAGCGCGGCTGCGGCGGGACATGGAATCCGAGGCGGTCGAGGCGCATATCGCCACGTCCTTCGAACTGGCCGAACATATGAGCCTGATGGGCACGCCGACCCTGATCGCGGGGGACGAGGCGGTGTTCGGGGAACAATCGCCCGCCGATCTGCGCGCACTGCTGGCGCGGGCGCGCAAGACGCTCGGCTAG
- a CDS encoding 3'-5' exoribonuclease, with translation MYFSADVETDGSVPGPYSMLSFSMVLAGTFDGQRFTRPHSYDEYFYAELAPISTNFQPEALAVNGLDRSRLILTGTSPPDAMNAAYDWVMRTSLGGTPILVAYPVAFDWTWLYWYFSVFSAKGSPFGYSNCYDIKTAFAAKGGSQVSLSGRSKMPPRLQSKKPHTHNAVDDAIEQAEIFANVFEWRPDRA, from the coding sequence GTGTACTTTTCGGCTGATGTCGAAACGGATGGGAGCGTGCCAGGGCCATATTCAATGCTCTCATTTTCGATGGTGCTTGCGGGAACGTTCGATGGACAACGATTTACGAGGCCCCATTCTTACGACGAATATTTCTATGCCGAATTGGCGCCGATTAGCACCAATTTTCAGCCAGAAGCCTTGGCTGTCAATGGCCTGGACCGCAGCCGGCTTATTCTAACGGGAACCTCCCCCCCTGACGCCATGAATGCAGCCTATGATTGGGTGATGAGAACATCACTAGGAGGGACGCCAATACTGGTAGCATATCCAGTCGCATTCGATTGGACGTGGCTTTACTGGTATTTTAGTGTCTTTTCCGCAAAAGGGTCGCCTTTCGGGTACTCCAACTGTTACGACATTAAGACTGCCTTCGCCGCCAAGGGTGGGAGCCAAGTTTCGTTGTCGGGGAGGTCGAAAATGCCACCTCGCCTCCAGTCGAAAAAACCTCATACTCATAATGCCGTCGATGATGCGATCGAGCAGGCCGAAATATTTGCTAATGTCTTTGAATGGAGACCGGACCGTGCATGA
- the ettA gene encoding energy-dependent translational throttle protein EttA codes for MASYQYVYHMSEVSKGYGTAKKTFENINLNFLPGVKIGVVGVNGAGKSTLLRIMAGIDKDFQGEAWAAKGATVGYLPQEPQLDPALNVRGNVMEGVKAKQAKLDRYNELAMNYSDETAEEMAALQDEIDAQNLWDLDSQVDIAMEALRCPPDDADVETLSGGERRRVALCKLLLEKPDMLLLDEPTNHLDAETIAWLQKHLIEYPGTILTVTHDRYFLDDITSWILELDRGRGVPYEGNYSNWLEQKAKRLEQEAREDKAKQKSMERELNWIRAGAKARQAKQKARINAYNEMASKTEREKIANAQIVIPNGERLGGKVIEVTGLRKAMGDKLLIEDLTFSIPPGAIVGVIGPNGAGKSTLFRMITGNEQPDAGEIVIGDTVQLSYVDQSRDALNPEATVWEEISGGAEIIALGDATIASRAYCGAFNFKGTDQQKKVGLLSGGERNRVHMAKLLKSGGNVLLLDEPTNDLDVETLQALEAALEDFAGCAVIISHDRFFLDRLCTHILAFEGDAHVEWFEGNFEAYEADKVRRLGPDSIEPKRVKYKKFTR; via the coding sequence ATGGCCTCGTATCAATACGTCTATCACATGAGCGAAGTGTCCAAGGGCTATGGCACCGCCAAGAAGACCTTCGAGAACATCAACCTGAACTTCCTGCCGGGGGTCAAGATCGGCGTTGTCGGCGTCAACGGCGCCGGCAAATCGACCCTGCTGCGCATCATGGCCGGCATCGACAAGGATTTTCAGGGCGAGGCCTGGGCCGCCAAGGGCGCGACCGTCGGCTATCTGCCGCAGGAGCCGCAGCTGGACCCCGCGCTCAACGTGCGCGGCAACGTCATGGAAGGCGTCAAGGCCAAGCAGGCCAAGCTCGACCGCTATAACGAGCTGGCCATGAACTACTCGGACGAGACGGCCGAGGAGATGGCCGCCCTGCAGGACGAGATCGACGCCCAGAACCTGTGGGATCTCGACAGCCAGGTCGATATCGCCATGGAGGCGCTGCGCTGCCCGCCCGATGACGCCGATGTCGAGACCCTGTCGGGGGGCGAACGCCGCCGCGTCGCCCTGTGCAAGCTGCTGCTTGAAAAGCCCGACATGCTGCTGCTGGACGAGCCGACCAACCACCTCGACGCCGAAACCATCGCCTGGCTGCAAAAGCACCTGATCGAATATCCCGGCACCATCCTGACGGTAACCCACGACCGTTACTTCCTCGATGACATCACCAGCTGGATTCTGGAACTCGACCGCGGCCGGGGCGTCCCCTACGAGGGCAATTATTCCAACTGGCTGGAACAGAAGGCCAAGCGGCTGGAGCAGGAAGCGCGCGAGGACAAGGCCAAGCAGAAGTCGATGGAGCGCGAACTGAACTGGATTCGCGCCGGCGCCAAGGCCCGCCAGGCGAAACAGAAGGCCCGGATCAACGCCTATAACGAGATGGCCTCCAAGACCGAGCGCGAAAAGATCGCCAACGCCCAGATCGTCATCCCGAATGGCGAGCGTCTGGGCGGCAAGGTGATCGAGGTGACAGGCCTTCGGAAGGCGATGGGCGACAAGCTGCTGATCGAGGATCTGACCTTCTCGATCCCGCCCGGCGCCATCGTCGGCGTGATCGGCCCCAACGGCGCCGGCAAATCGACCCTGTTCCGCATGATCACCGGCAACGAACAGCCCGATGCGGGCGAGATCGTGATCGGCGATACCGTGCAGCTTTCCTATGTCGACCAGTCCCGCGACGCCCTGAACCCCGAGGCGACCGTGTGGGAGGAAATCTCCGGCGGGGCCGAGATCATCGCGCTGGGCGACGCCACCATCGCCAGCCGCGCCTATTGCGGCGCCTTCAACTTCAAGGGCACCGACCAGCAGAAAAAGGTCGGCCTGCTGTCAGGCGGCGAGCGCAACCGCGTCCATATGGCGAAACTGCTGAAATCCGGTGGCAACGTTCTGCTGCTGGACGAACCGACGAACGATCTGGACGTGGAGACGCTGCAGGCGCTGGAAGCCGCGCTGGAGGACTTCGCCGGCTGCGCCGTCATCATCTCGCACGACCGGTTCTTCCTTGACAGGCTCTGCACGCATATCCTTGCCTTTGAAGGGGATGCGCATGTCGAGTGGTTCGAGGGGAACTTCGAGGCTTATGAGGCGGACAAGGTGCGCAGGCTGGGGCCGGACAGCATCGAGCCGAAGCGCGTGAAGTATAAGAAGTTTACGCGGTAA
- a CDS encoding sulfotransferase family protein, with the protein MTDLPGWDGAGAPKKPLIVGIGAQKAGTTWLSQMLAQHPQVWLPPFKEVQFFNHRFIPEHREWLPWHFKRARQNQERRFAARGLPVPPAMDEWLGRITRGEMFTNHWYKQVFAPAPESTLPCDITPEYSTLPEEGVAFVAEFLPKARFIYIIRHPVDRAVSQLKMNLTRRNRRPRTVAAWMAEIEDRVLYDRGDYATYVPRWTAHFPPEQLLILPFGVIASNPAALMRRIEAHCGLAPHGYQNLTAKVFAASKDLSCPPEVRAELRRRLEPQFAFIEQTFGSEFAGQIR; encoded by the coding sequence GTGACCGACCTGCCCGGATGGGATGGGGCCGGCGCCCCGAAAAAGCCGCTGATCGTCGGGATCGGGGCGCAGAAGGCCGGCACCACCTGGCTGTCGCAGATGCTGGCCCAGCATCCGCAGGTCTGGCTGCCGCCCTTCAAGGAAGTGCAGTTCTTCAACCACCGCTTCATCCCCGAACACCGCGAATGGCTGCCTTGGCATTTCAAGCGCGCCCGGCAGAACCAGGAACGGCGATTCGCCGCCAGGGGCCTGCCCGTCCCGCCCGCGATGGACGAATGGCTGGGCCGCATCACCCGCGGCGAGATGTTCACCAACCACTGGTACAAACAGGTCTTCGCCCCCGCGCCCGAGAGCACGCTGCCCTGCGACATCACCCCGGAATATTCGACCCTGCCCGAGGAAGGCGTCGCCTTCGTCGCCGAGTTCCTGCCCAAGGCCAGGTTCATCTATATCATCCGCCATCCGGTTGATCGCGCGGTCAGCCAGCTCAAGATGAACCTGACGCGCAGGAACCGCCGCCCCCGAACCGTGGCCGCATGGATGGCCGAGATCGAGGATCGCGTCCTTTATGACAGGGGCGATTATGCAACCTATGTGCCGCGCTGGACGGCGCATTTCCCGCCCGAGCAGTTGCTGATCCTGCCCTTCGGGGTGATCGCGTCGAACCCCGCAGCCCTGATGCGGCGCATCGAGGCGCATTGCGGCCTGGCCCCCCACGGCTATCAGAACCTGACCGCCAAGGTTTTTGCGGCAAGCAAGGATCTGTCCTGCCCGCCCGAGGTGCGCGCCGAGCTGCGCCGGCGGCTCGAGCCGCAGTTCGCCTTCATCGAGCAGACCTTCGGGTCGGAATTCGCCGGGCAGATACGCTAA